From the Theobroma cacao cultivar B97-61/B2 chromosome 2, Criollo_cocoa_genome_V2, whole genome shotgun sequence genome, one window contains:
- the LOC18609897 gene encoding CRAL-TRIO domain-containing protein YKL091C → MEKSQELALTQMRKSVEKLGFSTEKYGDPTLMRFLIARSMDTEKAAKMFVHWLQWRSSMVPNGFIAESEVPDQLEARKIFLQDSSKTGYPVLIVKACKHFPPKDLIQFKKFVVYILDKTIASAVKGREIGNEKLIGILDFQQITYKNVDARGLITGFQFLQAYFPERLAKLYILHMPRFFVSVWRMVSRFIEKSTLEKIVIVTNEDEKKCFIDEAGEEAVPVEYGGKAKLTAIQDVVVPPLEG, encoded by the exons ATGGAGAAAAGCCAAGAACTTGCACTGACCCAGATGAGGAAATCGGTTGAGAAACTTGGGTTTTCAACAGAG AAATATGGGGATCCAACACTCATGAGGTTCTTGATTGCAAGATCAATGGACACAGAAAAGGCTGCAAAGATGTTTGTCCACTGGCTCCAATGGAGGTCTTCTATGGTTCCAAATGGGTTCATTGCAGAGTCTGAAGTGCCTGATCAATTGGAAGCCAGAAAGATATTTTTGCAAGACTCATCAAAGACAGGATATCCAGTGTTAATTGTCAAAGCATGCAAGCATTTTCCTCCAAAGGATCTTATCCAGTTCAAGA AGTTTGTGGTTTATATCTTAGACAAAACCATAGCAAG CGCTGTCAAAGGAAGAGAAATCGGAAATGAAAAGTTGATTGGCATTCTTGATTTTCAACAAATTACATACAAAAATGTTGATGCGCGTGGATTAATAACCGGATTTCAGTTCTTACAG GCATATTTCCCAGAGCGCTTAGCAAAGTTGTACATTTTACATATGCCACGGTTTTTTGTTAGTGTTTGGAGGATGGTTTCTCGCTTCATTGAGAAGTCAACACTGGAAAAG ATTGTGATTGTGACCAATGAAGATGAGAAGAAATGCTTTATAGATGAGGCAGGTGAAGAAGCCGTGCCAGTCGAGTATGGTGGTAAAGCAAAGCTGACAGCTATTCAAGATGTAGTAGTGCCGCCATTGGAAGGTTGA